CAGCCCCAGGTTTTGGCAGCGATCACCGATCCCTACGAAGAAGGCTTCCGCGAGATCGCCAGTGCCCAGATGATCGGTTCCGGACCGGGATCTGAACCGGGCCGGTTGCAGAATCCTCGCAATGTCGCCGTTTCGGCCGATGGCGAGATATTTGTGGCCGACAGTGGCAACCATCGCATTCAGGTTTTTTCCTCCGAAGGTTTCCTTCAACGGCAGTGGGGAAGCCAGTGTGAACTGTACGCCGAAGGGCAGCCCGGCTGTATCGATCCAGACGGCAATGAGCCGCTGCAATTGGGTGATGGTCAGTTCATGGAGCCATGGGGCATCGCCATCGGACCCGACGGCAATGTTTACGTTGCCGACACGTGGAATCATCGCATTCAGGTCTTCGACACCCTGGGCAATTTTGTGACCAAGTGGGGCAACTTCGATACCACCGGCGGTGAGGCATTCGAAAAACCGGGCGCTTTCTGGGGCCCGAGAGCGATCGCCATCGATGGTGCCGGCAATCTGTTTGTGACCGATACCGGCAATAAACGCATCCTGGTGTTCGGTTCCAGCGGTGAATTCCTGGGCCAGTATGGTGGTGGTGGTGCTATCGAGGGACGGTTTGAGGAGCCTGTCGGTCTTGACATCTTCTCCCCAGGCGAGGGTCAGGCTGGCGGCGAACTGTTTGTAGCCGACACCTGGAATCGGCGCATTCAGAAGTTCAATGTGAGTTTCCAGGATGAGCTGTCCGGTTCTGGCGCGCCGCCCCAACCGATCTTCGTTTTTGAGAGGGAATGGCCGGTTGAAGGGTGGCTCGATCAGGGGATCGCCAACAAGCCCTACCTGGCCGTTGATTCCGAGGGCACCGTCTACGCTACCGACCCTGAGACCTGGCGGGTGCTGGTCTTCGACTCGGACGGAAACTTTGTCGCGACCTTCGGCAACTTCGGCACCGACGCACTCAGCTTCAAACAGCCCATCGGTATCGCTACCGATATGGATGATCGGGTCTTCGTGGCCGATGCCGAGAACCATCGTATCATGGCTTTCCCGCCGATCAGGTGATGCGGGAATGTCAGCATATCAAAATGTCATAAAGCTCAATCCATGATCTTCATCCGGAACACATTGCCATAATCTCCACCCATGGCAACGTTTATCTCGCCGTTCGATATCCCGTAAACGATGGACCATTGGGTGTTGGGCTGAGCCACATCGGCCAATAGGGCCATGGCTTCTGTTTCGGACAGGGCGCCATCGGAAGTCTGTAACTGGCTGCTGATGGTGTCATGGCGCCGGCACTGGACCTCGGCTGTGGCGCCGGCTGCGCTGCGCAGGAAGTTGGTGGCCGCCTGCCAGAGCTCGTCGTTGGGTATGACCACCATGTCTCCCCGGTAATACTCCACGAGCACCGACCTGCCTGCAGCATCGGCGATCAGGTAGTGAACCGACGGGCCACCGCCGAAGTCGATGTTAACCCCTTCCATGATCGCGACCGCCTCGCCCACTGTGGCGGCACCATCCAGAATTTTCCGCATGATGCCCAGAGATCCCACGGTGTCCTTTGCCGGGTCTGGCGATTTATTGCCCGGTGGCACGGCCGCCATGCCGACAACCAGACCTCTCTCGTTCATGCCGTCGAAGGGCAAAAAGGGAGCCCTCAGCAATGACCTTCGTTCATTCAGGGGCAGATCAAGCAAGTCGCGGGCGTTTTCACCGGCAAATCCCAGGTAGGCAATGTCCACCATGGAGACGGAACGGTGGCCCTCGGAGGGATCGGTGAAGAGCAGCAGGGCCGGGCTATACTGCCAATCGAAGTTGCGTCCGAAGAGCATGTTGTCGCGATCGCCCAGCACCGCAAAGAGCGAACAGGCCCAGTCGGTAGAAAACAGTGAGTCCCTTTCGGGTGCACATGCCGTCTCATTCCGAACATAATCACCGTGGTATTGCATGGTGTAGAGGGGATATGCATCGACCTTCTCCAGACTTGCCAATGTGGCTGCTTCCGAGGAGGTCAACCCGGTGGTGCCGGCAACAAGCGCATCACCAGGTGGCTGATCGCGCTGAGCTGGAGCAATATTGTCTACCGGTGCAAGGACGGGGACAGGCAACGTGCAACTGGCAGCAAGAGCGCACATCAAGAGGAGCAGGGTGATTCGTTTCGGCCTGATAGGGATTTGGGTCATACTACTATCACAATCCTATCGGGCGCTGCGTTCAATTCCTATCAGAGTGCCGGAGGGTCAAAGGGTCAGAATATCAAAGAGTCGGAGTCGCGGCATGGGCGCCGTTCGTGTATTCCTGGATCTATCCGCGGATGGCCCGGGCAGCACATCACCCCATGCCGCGCGCCCGCGCTTCGGCCAAAATCGCCTCCGTCGCCGTCGCGCCGACGCGGGTCACGCCGAGCGTCCGGACTCTCAGCAGATCATCCAGGGTACGGACACCGCCTGCAGCCTTGACCCTCACCTCGGGGGCGCTTTCCCTGCGCATGAGAGCCAGGTCGTGATCGGTCGCACCCTGATAGCTGTAGCGCCCATCGTCACCTTTGACGAACCCGTACCCGGTCGAGGTCTTGACGAAAGCTACTCCGTGTTCGCTGCAGAGATGGCAGAGATGGACCTTGAACTCATCCTGGGGAAGAAAGTCGTTTTCGAAGATGACCTTGAGCAGCGCGCCGTTGCTGGTGACCAATTCGTTGATCAGGCGAATCTCCCCGGAGACGGCGTTCCAGTCGCTGCTGAGAACTTTCCCGATGTTCACCACCATATCCAGTTCGGTGGCGCCATCCGACAGGGCTCTTTCCGCCTCCAGCAGTTTCACGGCGGGTTGACTGTTGCCATGGGGAAACCCGATCACGGTACCCACGGCAACATCGCTTCCCTTCAGCAGGTTGCTGGCAAGGGGAACGGCATAGGGTTTGATGCAGACCGAGGCCACATTGTGGTGCAGCGCTAATCGGCAGCCCGCGGTCAGTTCCTGGTCGGTCATGGTAGGGTGCAAGAGGGAGTGATCGATCATCTTGGCGATGGAGTGGAGGGTTGGTTTATTGGTCATGGAACTTTTTTGGCGCTTTTCGGGTAGGCGCTTAGCTAAACTTCCGGAGTCTTGTCTGACTCGACTATCAGCCAGGGCTGAACTGGCGCCGGTTCCGGAGTCCGGCCGTAGAAAAAATCGTCCAGCATCAACGCGGTAGATCGAAAGGGCCCGGACCGCTTTATGCCCCAGCGTACCAAGTTGTGGGCCAGGTTGTCCGGGTGGGAATAGGGGCACACGCTCATGCACCGGCCGCAATCGGTGCCAATGGTGCACCAGTAGGTGAAACAGCTCTGCGAGTCGATCTGCCAGCGCAGGGCGCCGTCGATCTCGCTGGCCTCGCCGAAGGGAATAGAACGACTCGGGCACGCATCGGCGCATTTATTGCAACGGGCGCAGAAATCCAGCATGGTCAGGTCGCGGGGACCATCACCGGTCTGCAGCGCCACGTCGGTCGTCACCACTGCCAGTCGCACACGCGGGCCCAGCTCTGGCGTCATCAGCAATCCCATGCGTCCGATTTCGCCCAGTCCGGCATCGCGGGCAACCAGGGGACAGATGACCCGGTAGTTGCCATCGATATGTGCCCGGGCCGAATAGCCGAGCTTCTTGATGAACTCAGCCAATTGCACGGCAATGGCACCCGATTCGAGATACTGGTGCGTTGATTCCATCACAATCGGCCCGAACGGGGCCCGATCGACCATCTCCTTGTCCATCTCTACCGTCAGTGCGATAGCAAACGGGTGGTCCAGGGTCACAGGTTCGCCGTAGCCGCGACCCCGGCCGATATGGCTGTAGAGATGGTAATCTCGCAGCAGAGTGATTCCAACCGACATGGCGCCCAGTTTCCTGGCCCACCATTTGACGAGGACTGACATCTGTTCAGGGTCGATGGCAATTTGCTGTTCTTGTGCCGCGTCATTCTCCAGGATGGGATGAAACGCGGCCACTGCGGCGAAGCTGGCTTCTGCCGCAGCAGCAGTGATGGGGTCGTAGTAAAGGGCGCCCGGTGCCAGGAGTCCAGGCCTGCGGCGAAACTTGTCATCCGGGGCAAGCCTGTCAGGGTGCTCGGCGTAGTAACGCTTGAAGCGTTCGCTGCCCGGTTGCAACAACCGGCGAGAGAACATGATATCCCGCTCGTCAAACCTTTTCCTGGGAGTGTCCTGTGGCTTGGCAAGATCGTTGCCAATGGGTAACAGAAAGAAGAGACCGGCTCCCAGGGTAAGACCGACCAGCAACCAGGCGATGATGTTCTGTACCGGCGAAGGTACGAGCAGAACTGCCA
The Chloroflexota bacterium DNA segment above includes these coding regions:
- the deoC gene encoding deoxyribose-phosphate aldolase; this translates as MTNKPTLHSIAKMIDHSLLHPTMTDQELTAGCRLALHHNVASVCIKPYAVPLASNLLKGSDVAVGTVIGFPHGNSQPAVKLLEAERALSDGATELDMVVNIGKVLSSDWNAVSGEIRLINELVTSNGALLKVIFENDFLPQDEFKVHLCHLCSEHGVAFVKTSTGYGFVKGDDGRYSYQGATDHDLALMRRESAPEVRVKAAGGVRTLDDLLRVRTLGVTRVGATATEAILAEARARGMG
- a CDS encoding C45 family peptidase; this translates as MTQIPIRPKRITLLLLMCALAASCTLPVPVLAPVDNIAPAQRDQPPGDALVAGTTGLTSSEAATLASLEKVDAYPLYTMQYHGDYVRNETACAPERDSLFSTDWACSLFAVLGDRDNMLFGRNFDWQYSPALLLFTDPSEGHRSVSMVDIAYLGFAGENARDLLDLPLNERRSLLRAPFLPFDGMNERGLVVGMAAVPPGNKSPDPAKDTVGSLGIMRKILDGAATVGEAVAIMEGVNIDFGGGPSVHYLIADAAGRSVLVEYYRGDMVVIPNDELWQAATNFLRSAAGATAEVQCRRHDTISSQLQTSDGALSETEAMALLADVAQPNTQWSIVYGISNGEINVAMGGDYGNVFRMKIMD
- a CDS encoding reductive dehalogenase domain-containing protein, translating into MPIPVLLSILTGLGLACAMVLFAIVSWSEAEPRAAGRALLLAFLLPLPYLAVLLVPSPVQNIIAWLLVGLTLGAGLFFLLPIGNDLAKPQDTPRKRFDERDIMFSRRLLQPGSERFKRYYAEHPDRLAPDDKFRRRPGLLAPGALYYDPITAAAAEASFAAVAAFHPILENDAAQEQQIAIDPEQMSVLVKWWARKLGAMSVGITLLRDYHLYSHIGRGRGYGEPVTLDHPFAIALTVEMDKEMVDRAPFGPIVMESTHQYLESGAIAVQLAEFIKKLGYSARAHIDGNYRVICPLVARDAGLGEIGRMGLLMTPELGPRVRLAVVTTDVALQTGDGPRDLTMLDFCARCNKCADACPSRSIPFGEASEIDGALRWQIDSQSCFTYWCTIGTDCGRCMSVCPYSHPDNLAHNLVRWGIKRSGPFRSTALMLDDFFYGRTPEPAPVQPWLIVESDKTPEV